The Mycoplasma sp. 1654_15 genome contains a region encoding:
- a CDS encoding ABC transporter permease — protein sequence MTNTKQNSISEYLRQVAAPNAVLQPLAYQQWKLMSKEAEAFDQNFFQPHQNAFKDFINRFARSFAGVFGIVIIFFLIVLAIILPFTTGDPIETRPDQKNLNYFTEGFIFGTDNYGRDVWAFLWHGLRFSLTLSIIVAIIEVVVGTFFGVLMGHFTLFDKIFTFIIKVVSNVPTILILILMTLVLRPSFWVLVFAFNITGWIGLANQVRAQVKRAKNFTWVSASRVLGTPNRKILLNFVPLIIPLLITNVVFVIPGTILGETGLAFIGLSLQTYQH from the coding sequence ATGACTAATACCAAACAAAATTCTATTAGCGAGTATTTAAGACAAGTTGCAGCACCAAATGCAGTTTTACAACCTTTAGCATATCAGCAATGAAAATTGATGTCTAAAGAAGCAGAAGCATTTGATCAAAACTTTTTCCAACCTCACCAAAACGCTTTTAAAGACTTTATCAACAGATTTGCTCGTTCATTTGCTGGAGTATTTGGAATTGTAATTATTTTCTTTTTAATTGTATTAGCAATTATTCTTCCTTTTACTACAGGAGATCCAATTGAAACAAGACCAGATCAAAAAAACTTAAACTATTTTACAGAAGGGTTTATTTTTGGTACAGATAACTACGGTCGTGATGTTTGAGCCTTTTTATGACATGGACTTCGTTTTTCTTTAACATTAAGTATTATTGTCGCTATTATTGAAGTTGTTGTTGGAACATTTTTTGGTGTTTTGATGGGACACTTTACATTGTTTGACAAAATATTTACCTTCATAATCAAGGTAGTTTCAAACGTTCCTACAATTTTGATTTTAATTTTGATGACATTAGTTTTAAGACCTTCATTTTGAGTATTAGTTTTTGCATTTAACATCACAGGTTGAATCGGATTAGCTAATCAAGTAAGAGCACAAGTAAAAAGAGCAAAAAACTTTACATGGGTTTCAGCTTCAAGAGTTTTAGGAACACCAAATAGAAAAATCTTGCTAAACTTTGTGCCATTAATTATTCCATTGTTAATTACAAACGTAGTTTTTGTTATACCAGGAACAATTTTAGGAGAAACAGGATTAGCATTTATTGGTCTTTCTTTACAAACGTACCAACATTAG
- a CDS encoding ABC transporter ATP-binding protein produces MEQKYYLEKRIKKFGIVNQTIARKLTKGTIEMLNAFPEKEQLVKFRSVDITYGSGKNALKAISDLNLNIYKGEVLSLVGESGSGKSTTGSALAALTSHSFGSITIGNEVLPHKTTKINGKLNNYLVANVQMIFQDPVSSLNPHKNIFKVVSEGIDNLELKTKGGIKSIFFQNFDENVFRSVVDILTKDNNWTKQRQEKTLNDFFSLIENNKQYATQFLYNEFIFSLTDKNVNNASDFVQSSLEIRKQKEGLSTAKLKHELILEMLKSVGLDESVLKRFPLEFSGGQQQRIGISRALVLRPKLLIADEPISALDVSIQAQVINIFKDLKQKYNLTILFISHDLRMVEYISDRIAVINKGKLLEIGPTKEIMNNFLHPYTKSLMEAIPTIDSKGESLLGYIYDPKIHEYSDREQPEWINLGNNHFVLATKKEVSEWKKGVYK; encoded by the coding sequence ATGGAACAAAAATATTATCTAGAAAAAAGAATTAAAAAATTTGGCATCGTAAATCAAACCATAGCTAGAAAACTAACTAAGGGTACTATTGAAATGCTAAACGCCTTTCCAGAAAAAGAACAATTAGTTAAATTTAGAAGTGTAGATATCACTTATGGAAGTGGTAAAAACGCCCTTAAAGCTATTTCAGATTTAAATTTAAATATATACAAAGGTGAAGTACTTTCTTTAGTTGGTGAATCAGGTTCAGGAAAATCTACAACAGGATCTGCTTTAGCTGCTCTAACTTCACATAGTTTTGGTTCTATTACTATAGGAAATGAAGTACTTCCACATAAAACTACAAAAATCAATGGTAAATTAAACAATTATTTAGTAGCAAATGTGCAGATGATTTTTCAAGATCCAGTTAGTTCATTAAATCCACATAAAAATATTTTTAAAGTTGTATCAGAAGGAATTGACAATTTAGAACTAAAAACAAAAGGTGGAATCAAAAGTATCTTTTTTCAAAACTTTGACGAAAATGTTTTTAGATCAGTCGTTGATATTCTTACAAAAGATAATAACTGAACTAAACAAAGACAAGAAAAAACATTAAACGATTTTTTTAGCTTAATTGAAAATAATAAACAATATGCTACTCAATTTTTATATAACGAATTTATCTTTTCTTTAACAGATAAAAATGTTAATAATGCTTCTGATTTTGTTCAATCTTCTCTAGAAATTAGAAAACAAAAAGAAGGATTATCTACAGCAAAATTAAAACATGAACTTATTTTAGAAATGTTAAAATCTGTAGGTCTTGATGAAAGTGTATTAAAGCGTTTTCCTTTAGAGTTTTCAGGAGGACAGCAACAAAGAATTGGAATTTCTCGTGCTTTAGTTTTAAGACCAAAGTTATTAATAGCTGATGAACCGATTTCAGCTTTAGACGTTTCAATTCAAGCACAGGTTATTAACATTTTTAAAGATTTAAAACAAAAATATAATCTAACAATTTTATTCATTTCACATGATTTACGTATGGTTGAATACATCTCAGATAGAATAGCAGTTATTAACAAAGGAAAACTACTAGAGATCGGTCCAACAAAAGAAATTATGAACAACTTCTTACATCCGTATACAAAATCATTAATGGAAGCAATTCCTACTATTGATTCTAAAGGAGAATCACTACTAGGCTATATTTATGATCCAAAAATTCATGAATATTCAGATAGAGAGCAACCTGAATGAATAAACTTAGGAAACAATCACTTCGTTTTAGCTACAAAAAAAGAAGTATCTGAATGAAAAAAAGGAGTTTATAAATAA
- a CDS encoding ABC transporter permease, translated as MKLKKLQWKFKNTKSNIEFASEKEVKSLSNLHIDNNLINLNKTHIRHKTTFWEDLFSKDSFIIKFLWKLFKIILEFIVVAWIVITLVFFLINSTPGELGILTGLSEAQKKAELAKYGLDLPLIQRYFNYLWHFINFDFGISMTLRPRVDINSFIWQRFLTSFSVGIFSVFLTIAIGVPLGILVGKNPGKFLDNFSTVAIAVFSSIPSLVFSLILLIIGKAIKVPYVFDVQDFATYVLPAIALSIGSIVSYVRYIRYELNNELNSMHAKFAYLKNLTRNRFVWTHALKASLFPIATFFPGVVLGSFVGSVFVEKIFLISGSGGILIDAIQAKDFNIILFLVSIYSLLTIISYTLRDISYELLDPRIRRKAR; from the coding sequence ATGAAATTAAAAAAATTACAATGAAAATTTAAAAATACAAAATCGAACATCGAATTTGCTTCAGAAAAAGAAGTAAAATCACTTTCGAATCTACATATTGATAATAACTTAATAAACTTAAATAAGACCCATATTAGGCACAAAACAACATTTTGAGAAGACTTATTTTCAAAGGATTCATTTATAATAAAATTCTTATGAAAATTATTTAAAATAATTCTTGAATTTATTGTTGTTGCCTGAATAGTAATAACTCTTGTGTTTTTCCTAATAAATTCTACTCCAGGTGAATTAGGAATTCTAACTGGATTATCAGAAGCGCAAAAAAAAGCTGAACTTGCAAAATACGGGCTTGACTTACCGCTAATTCAAAGATATTTTAACTATCTATGACACTTTATTAATTTTGATTTTGGTATTTCAATGACACTGAGACCTAGAGTTGATATTAACTCATTTATTTGACAAAGATTTTTAACTTCTTTTTCTGTGGGTATCTTCTCTGTGTTTCTAACAATTGCAATCGGAGTACCACTTGGAATTTTAGTAGGAAAAAATCCAGGAAAATTTTTAGATAATTTCTCTACTGTAGCAATTGCAGTTTTTTCTTCAATTCCTTCACTTGTTTTTTCTTTAATTTTATTAATCATAGGAAAAGCAATTAAAGTACCTTATGTTTTTGATGTCCAAGATTTTGCTACATATGTTCTACCCGCCATTGCTCTTTCGATAGGTTCGATAGTTTCATATGTTAGATATATTAGATACGAATTAAATAATGAACTAAACTCAATGCATGCTAAATTCGCTTATCTAAAAAACTTAACCAGAAACAGATTTGTTTGAACTCATGCACTAAAAGCTTCTTTATTTCCAATAGCAACATTTTTCCCTGGAGTAGTTTTAGGTTCATTTGTTGGTTCTGTGTTTGTAGAAAAAATATTCTTAATTTCAGGATCAGGTGGAATTTTAATTGATGCAATTCAAGCAAAAGACTTTAATATAATTTTATTTTTAGTATCTATTTATTCTTTATTAACTATTATTTCCTATACATTAAGAGATATAAGTTATGAATTACTAGACCCAAGAATCAGAAGAAAGGCAAGATAA
- the pepF gene encoding oligoendopeptidase F, which translates to MKTYKKYEDIPKKYRFDLDYLLEGSSIEDKLLSMDSYIQQLIENKDTQFDSVDKFLEYKKLSEEFSIFNNKVFNYISNKLNTNLVEPQMNKLFGQYKFKMSNFYSALGSIQNLFFAKKDLIMQWKDDQRVEKYKLEIQRYLDFEKHRLGNEVEEYLTKTSFGDISLQSTFAVLNNSETKFKDVISSSNKKHILTIATVSQLLKNKDESIRKQAYNNYLDGYLRHKETYSSLLYQHIKHKSVEAKSRNFNSLIEYSLFSDRISVSLLENLFKSVQKHTKIYDKFKKARNKFFKIKFNKPMKDWDNKVSLVKIKENYTIEEAQNLVLEALKPMGKEYSDMIKKSFNQRWVDYNNVPNKRSGAYSIGASYGLDKKYILMNYDFTFNSVSTLAHELGHSMHSYYSDTRLPYSQASYPIFLAEIASIFNELMLVDKAFENSNNDLTKFKLLEDSILEFYQVVIKQTKWAEFEFDMYNLIDQGQPINSYTEIEKVYANVMNKYENEENKVKIGNKSNIYSVIVPHFYYGYYVYKYAIGYIVANVFFQRYKQEGKSQLENYINKFLSAGGSNWPALVLKEAGIDLEDPKIYQQAFSILEDNVDKYIKLGNKLFKK; encoded by the coding sequence ATGAAAACTTATAAAAAATATGAAGATATACCTAAAAAATACAGATTTGATTTAGACTATCTATTAGAAGGTAGTTCTATTGAAGACAAACTTTTATCTATGGATTCATACATTCAACAACTAATTGAAAACAAAGATACTCAATTTGATTCAGTTGATAAATTTTTAGAATATAAGAAACTTTCTGAAGAATTTTCTATTTTTAATAATAAAGTATTTAATTACATAAGTAACAAATTAAATACAAATTTAGTAGAACCACAAATGAATAAATTATTCGGTCAATATAAATTTAAAATGAGTAACTTTTACTCAGCATTAGGATCAATTCAAAATTTATTTTTTGCTAAAAAAGATTTAATAATGCAATGAAAAGATGATCAAAGAGTTGAAAAATACAAATTAGAAATTCAAAGATATCTTGATTTTGAAAAGCACAGATTAGGAAATGAAGTTGAAGAGTACTTAACAAAAACTTCTTTTGGAGACATTTCCTTACAGTCTACTTTTGCTGTATTAAATAACTCTGAAACTAAGTTCAAAGATGTAATTTCTTCTTCAAATAAGAAGCATATTTTAACAATTGCTACAGTTTCACAGCTATTAAAAAACAAAGATGAATCTATTAGAAAACAAGCTTATAATAATTATTTAGATGGTTATTTAAGACATAAAGAAACATATTCATCATTACTATATCAACACATTAAACACAAATCTGTTGAAGCTAAATCTAGAAATTTTAATTCCTTGATTGAATATTCTTTATTTTCAGATCGGATTAGTGTTTCATTATTAGAAAATTTATTCAAAAGTGTACAAAAACATACAAAAATTTATGATAAATTTAAAAAGGCGCGGAATAAGTTCTTCAAAATTAAGTTTAACAAACCTATGAAGGATTGAGATAACAAAGTTTCATTAGTAAAAATTAAAGAAAATTATACTATTGAAGAAGCTCAAAACTTAGTGCTCGAAGCTTTAAAGCCAATGGGTAAAGAATATAGCGATATGATTAAAAAATCATTTAACCAACGTTGGGTTGATTATAATAATGTTCCTAATAAAAGAAGTGGCGCGTATTCAATTGGTGCTTCATACGGTTTAGATAAAAAATATATTTTAATGAATTATGACTTTACTTTTAATTCAGTTTCAACACTAGCACATGAATTAGGTCATTCAATGCACTCTTATTATTCAGATACGAGATTACCATATTCACAAGCTAGTTATCCAATATTTTTAGCAGAAATTGCTTCCATTTTTAATGAGTTAATGCTAGTAGATAAAGCATTTGAAAATTCAAATAATGATTTAACCAAATTTAAATTATTAGAAGATTCAATTTTGGAATTTTATCAAGTAGTGATTAAACAAACAAAATGAGCAGAGTTTGAATTTGATATGTATAATTTGATAGATCAAGGTCAACCAATTAACTCATATACTGAAATCGAGAAGGTTTATGCTAATGTAATGAATAAGTATGAAAATGAAGAAAATAAAGTAAAAATAGGTAATAAAAGCAATATTTACTCAGTAATTGTTCCTCATTTTTATTATGGTTATTATGTATATAAATATGCTATAGGATATATTGTTGCTAATGTATTTTTCCAAAGATATAAACAAGAAGGAAAATCACAATTAGAAAATTACATCAATAAATTCTTATCAGCTGGAGGTTCTAATTGACCTGCATTAGTATTAAAAGAAGCAGGTATCGACTTAGAAGATCCTAAAATTTATCAACAAGCATTTAGTATACTCGAAGATAATGTAGACAAATACATTAAACTAGGTAATAAACTATTTAAAAAATAA
- a CDS encoding ABC transporter ATP-binding protein has protein sequence MQHTKDSSSLNPMLNKVDLKLEKKLEKNVADFASKYQLIEKSNESEELKSKKIKSLTDKFKSKEFALKQKATKQKRRSQTPFFKRIFNRFHLAYNRKHFDFDSFAKNVEYQNFASGKKKIVAEIDNLRLSFTNPAMHNYRSLVIRNTSIKFYEGEIHAVIGESGSGKSVITSTLYGLTGNNAVIEEGTIKLFNNEVQDFSFRDWELSNYRGKVISAVFQNPISTLNPTKKVGKQITEGMLINGIAKTKSEAKQKAIEYLKLTKINNPEHVMELYPHELSGGMIQRVVISAILSLQPKIIVMDEPTTALDTTVQALVLDIVRDLQKKLKITIIFITHDLGVVASLATHISIMYAGQVIEEGTRDEILNNPQHPYTWGLIMSMPDVNKGDRLSTIRGVVPSSLNDIVGDAFAVRNDYALEQDFYEEPKFYYLSETHRVKSALLDPRAPKVTPPKLIAEKHAKWAQTHQRKFN, from the coding sequence ATGCAACATACAAAAGATTCATCTTCATTAAATCCAATGCTTAATAAAGTAGATTTAAAACTTGAAAAAAAATTAGAAAAAAATGTTGCTGATTTCGCAAGTAAATATCAATTAATTGAAAAATCTAATGAATCAGAAGAATTAAAAAGTAAAAAAATTAAGTCACTAACTGATAAATTTAAATCAAAAGAATTTGCTCTTAAACAAAAAGCTACAAAACAAAAAAGAAGATCTCAAACCCCATTTTTTAAAAGAATTTTTAATCGTTTTCATTTAGCTTATAACAGAAAACATTTTGATTTTGATTCTTTTGCTAAAAATGTAGAATATCAAAATTTTGCTTCAGGAAAGAAGAAAATTGTAGCAGAAATTGATAATTTAAGACTTTCATTTACTAATCCAGCAATGCACAATTATCGTTCTTTAGTAATTAGAAATACTTCAATTAAATTTTATGAAGGAGAAATTCACGCAGTCATTGGAGAATCAGGTTCTGGAAAATCAGTTATTACTTCAACTTTATATGGTCTAACTGGAAATAATGCTGTAATTGAAGAAGGAACAATTAAATTATTTAACAACGAAGTACAAGATTTTTCTTTTAGAGATTGAGAGTTATCTAACTATCGTGGTAAAGTAATTTCCGCTGTCTTTCAAAACCCTATTTCTACTTTAAATCCAACTAAAAAAGTAGGAAAACAAATTACAGAAGGAATGTTAATTAATGGAATTGCTAAAACCAAATCAGAAGCAAAACAAAAGGCAATTGAGTATCTAAAATTAACAAAAATCAACAACCCAGAACATGTTATGGAATTATATCCGCATGAATTATCTGGAGGTATGATCCAACGTGTGGTTATTTCAGCGATCTTATCACTACAACCTAAAATAATCGTTATGGACGAGCCAACAACTGCTTTAGATACAACCGTTCAAGCGCTTGTTTTAGATATAGTAAGAGATTTACAAAAGAAGCTTAAAATCACAATAATTTTCATTACTCACGATTTAGGGGTTGTAGCTTCATTAGCAACTCATATTTCAATTATGTATGCTGGACAAGTAATTGAAGAAGGAACAAGAGATGAAATTCTCAACAATCCACAACATCCTTATACTTGGGGATTAATTATGTCAATGCCAGATGTAAATAAAGGAGATAGACTTTCAACAATTCGTGGTGTTGTACCTTCTTCTTTAAATGATATAGTAGGTGATGCTTTTGCAGTTAGAAATGATTATGCTCTTGAGCAAGATTTTTATGAAGAACCAAAATTTTATTATCTTTCAGAAACACATAGAGTTAAATCTGCACTTCTAGATCCAAGAGCACCAAAAGTAACACCACCTAAATTAATAGCTGAAAAACACGCAAAATGAGCGCAAACTCATCAAAGAAAATTTAACTAA